DNA sequence from the Pseudoduganella plicata genome:
CACTGGGCGGCGTCGTCGATTACTGGATGGGTTATTACGCCAAGGCGGCGTTTGCCAGGGAGCGCGAGAGCCGCTGGTTCGGCTGGCTGGCACGGCATGGCGCCAAGACCATGCTGCTGTCGTGGGTGCCCGGCATCGGCGACCCGCTGTGCATGCTGGGCGGCTGGCTGAAGCTGCCGTTCTGGCCCACTGTGGGCTATATGGCCATCGGCAAGTTCGCCCGCTACCTGACGATGACGGCGCTGCTGCTGTACGTGCCGGATGGCTTCTGGCGCGCACTGGTCGATATGCTGGGCGGCTGAGACGTGGATTGGCGGTGCAGCTAATTTTGCGGCAGCACAATGCGCGCAAATTTTGATCAATGGGGCATGCTGAAAGGTCATGCTGCCGCTGGAAAAATCGGCGATGCCAAATATTATTCTGTCAAGTGACGTTAACGGAAGCCGGGCGCGGCACAAGGCTGTTGCCGCGTTGTGCGCCGCAATACGCTAGAATGAACCCTCTCAGCGTCTTCTGTCCCTCCGCATAATGAACGCCCCAGCACAAATCCAGGCCCTTCTCGCCGAATCGCCCGACGGTCACGCACCGAGCCGGGTCCGTGAAATCCCCTATAACTACACGTCGTTTTCCGACCGCGAGATCGTCATTCGCCTGTTGGGGGAAGAATCGTGGCAGCTGCTCGACGAGCTGCGCGGCGCCCGCCAGACGGGCCGCTCCGCGCGCATGCTCTATGAAGTGCTGGGCGACATCTGGGTCGTGCGCCGCAATCCCTATCTGCAGGACGACTTGCTGGACAACCCGAAACGGCGCCAGGCCCTGATCGACGCGCTGCATCACCGGCTGGCCGAAGTGGACAAGCGCCGCCTGACGGTCGATGCGGACGAAGCGGGCGGCGACGCCGCGCGCCGCCGTGACAACGTGGAAAAGCTGCTGGCCGCCGCCAACAAGGCCGTCGCCGACTTCGGCGAAGAATTCCGCCAGATGTACGACCTGCGCAAGCGCGCCATCAGGGTACTGGGCCGCTACACGGACAAGCACAATATCCGCTTCGACGGCATGCACCGCATCTCGCACGTGACCGACGCGACCGACTGGCGCGTCGAGTATCCGTTTGTCGTGCTGGTGCCCGATTCGGAAGAAGAGATGGCGGGCCTCGTCAAAGGCTGTATCGAACTGGGGCTGACGATCATCCCGCGTGGCGGCGGCACCGGCTACACGGGTGGCGCGATTCCGCTGTCGCCGCTGTCGGCCGTCATCAACACGGAAAAGCTGCTGACCCTTGGCCAGGTCGAAATGAAGATGCTGCCGGGCGTGGACCGCGAATACGCGACCATTTTCTCGGAAGCGGGCGTCATCACGAACAAGGTATCGGAAGCGGCCGAGAAGGCCGGCTTCGTGTTTGCCGTCGACCCGACTTCCGCGCACGCGTCCTGCATCGGCGGGAACATCGCCATGAACGCGGGCGGCAAGAAGGCCGTCCTGTGGGGCACGGCGCTGGACAACCTGGCTTCCTGGCGCATGGTCGATCCGAACGGCGACTGGCTGGAGGTCACGCGTCTGGACCACAATCTTTCGAAGATCCACGACACGCCGCTGGCGCGCTTCAGACTGGAATGGACGCATCCGAACGCAAAGGGCGAAGCGAAGGGCGAGCCGTTCAGGACGGAGATCCTGGAAATCGCCGGCCGCAAGTTCCGCAAGGAGGGCCTGGGCAAGGACGTCACGGACAAATTCCTCGCCGGCCTGCCGGGCATCCAGAAGGAAGGCTGCGACGGTCTCATTACGTCCGCGCGCTGGATCCTGCACAAGATGCCGAAGCATACGCGCACCGTCTGCCTGGAGTTCTTCGGCCAGGCACGCGACGCGATCCCGTCGATCGTCGAGATCAAGGACTACCTCGATGGCCTGCCCGCGCAAGGCGAGCAGTTCGCCACCTTGCGCCTCGCGGGCCTGGAACACCTGGATGAACGCTACCTGCGCGCCGTCGGCTACGCCACCAAATCGAAGCGCGGCGTGCTGCCGAAGATGGCACTGTTCGGCGACATCGTCGGCGACGACGAGAATGCCGTCGCCATGGCCGCATCGGAAGTGGTGCGCCTGGCGAACACCCGCGTGGGCGAAGGTTTCGTTGCCGTCAGCCCGGAAGCGCGCAAGAAGTTCTGGCTCGACCGCGCCCGCACGGCGGCCATTGCCAAGCACACCAACGCGTTCAAGATCAACGAGGACGTCGTCATTCCATTGAACCGGATGGGCGAGTACACGGACGGCATCGAGCGCATCAACATCGAGCTGTCGATCAAGAACAAGCTGCAGTTTGCCGACGAGCTGCGCGCCTTCTTCGCCGCCGGGAACCTCCCGATCGGCAAGAGCGACGACGCGGGCGACGACAAGGTCGGCTACGCGGAAATGCTGGGCGAGCGCCCGCACCAGGCGCTGGCGCTGATCGACGGGGTGCACGCCCGCTGGACCTACCTGCTGGCGAACCTGGACAAGCCGCTCGACACGGCCCGCCTTGAACTGTACCAGCTGGGGCTCGAAGAACTGAGTGCCGCGTTCGAGGCGCGCCTGCAAAGCCAGCCGCACGCCACGCTGTTCGACATCGTGCAGGACCGCACGGTGCGCGTCAGCTGGAAGCAGGAACTGCGCGCGCCGCTGCGCCAGATCTTCAACGGCGCCGCGTTCAAGCTGATTCTCGACGAGGCACAAGCGATCCACAAGCGCGTGCTGCGCGGCCGCGTCTTTGTCGCGCTGCACATGCACGCCGGCGACGGCAACGTGCACACCAACCTGCCGGTCAACTCGGACCATTACGAGATGCTGCAGGACGCCCACAAGGCCGTCGCGCGCATCATGCAGCTGGCCCGCTCGCTGAACGGCGTCATTTCGGGCGAACACGGCATCGGCATCACGAAGCTGGAATTCCTGACGGAAGACGAGATCGCCGAATTCCGCGACTACAAGCTGCGCGTCGATCCGGAAGGGCGCTTCAACAAGGGCAAGCT
Encoded proteins:
- a CDS encoding YqaA family protein, encoding MIESAILWLLAFLAAPAVGLTSVFLIAFVSATLVPLGSEPAVFAVVKANEALFWPAIIVATCGNTLGGVVDYWMGYYAKAAFARERESRWFGWLARHGAKTMLLSWVPGIGDPLCMLGGWLKLPFWPTVGYMAIGKFARYLTMTALLLYVPDGFWRALVDMLGG
- a CDS encoding DUF3683 domain-containing protein, which gives rise to MNAPAQIQALLAESPDGHAPSRVREIPYNYTSFSDREIVIRLLGEESWQLLDELRGARQTGRSARMLYEVLGDIWVVRRNPYLQDDLLDNPKRRQALIDALHHRLAEVDKRRLTVDADEAGGDAARRRDNVEKLLAAANKAVADFGEEFRQMYDLRKRAIRVLGRYTDKHNIRFDGMHRISHVTDATDWRVEYPFVVLVPDSEEEMAGLVKGCIELGLTIIPRGGGTGYTGGAIPLSPLSAVINTEKLLTLGQVEMKMLPGVDREYATIFSEAGVITNKVSEAAEKAGFVFAVDPTSAHASCIGGNIAMNAGGKKAVLWGTALDNLASWRMVDPNGDWLEVTRLDHNLSKIHDTPLARFRLEWTHPNAKGEAKGEPFRTEILEIAGRKFRKEGLGKDVTDKFLAGLPGIQKEGCDGLITSARWILHKMPKHTRTVCLEFFGQARDAIPSIVEIKDYLDGLPAQGEQFATLRLAGLEHLDERYLRAVGYATKSKRGVLPKMALFGDIVGDDENAVAMAASEVVRLANTRVGEGFVAVSPEARKKFWLDRARTAAIAKHTNAFKINEDVVIPLNRMGEYTDGIERINIELSIKNKLQFADELRAFFAAGNLPIGKSDDAGDDKVGYAEMLGERPHQALALIDGVHARWTYLLANLDKPLDTARLELYQLGLEELSAAFEARLQSQPHATLFDIVQDRTVRVSWKQELRAPLRQIFNGAAFKLILDEAQAIHKRVLRGRVFVALHMHAGDGNVHTNLPVNSDHYEMLQDAHKAVARIMQLARSLNGVISGEHGIGITKLEFLTEDEIAEFRDYKLRVDPEGRFNKGKLLNLPGMDADLRNAYTPSFGLMGHESLIMQQSDIGEIANSIKDCLRCGKCKPVCNTHIPRANMLYSPRDKILATGSLIEAFLYEEQTRRGISIRHWEEFEDVADHCTVCHKCVTPCPVNIDFGDVSMNMRNLLRKMDKRSFNPGKAASMFFLNATDPGTINAARQSMIGLGYKAQRLGNEIFKKVARAQTKAPPPTTGKPPVREQVIHFINKKMPGNLPKKSARALLDIEDNKMIPIIRDPKKTNANTEAVFYFPGCGSERLFSQVGLATQAMLWEVGVQTVLPPGYLCCGYPQRGSGDYDKAEKMMTDNRVLFHRMANTLNYLDIKTVLVSCGTCYDQLSTYEFEKIFPGCRIMDIHEYLLEKGVRLEGVTGTRYMYHDPCHTPMKLQDPVKTVNALVQTHDSVKIEKNDRCCGESGTLAVTRPDISTQVRFRKEEEMVKGSDKLRADGFDGNVKILTSCPSCLQGLSRYNEDSGTTADYIVVEIAKHLLGENWMPDYVKRANDGGIERVLV